The Granulicella arctica genome segment GAGGCTATCGATCGAGAAGCGGAGCGAGTGTGGGAAGTCGGGGTCGAGGAGAAGGAACTCGAGGATCTGCTCGGGGGTGAGGTCGGCGGTGTAGACCTTGCAGTAGGCCTCGAAGGCGGTCGCGGAGCGGAGGAGGCCCATCCAGCCGAGGTACTCGTTGGCCTCGGGGATGCGGTCGGGGTGGCTCCAGAGATCTTCGTGGTAAGCCTCGAGGAGGAGGGCGGTGGCGGAGGCGCGCTCGATGTAGCGGCCTACCTGGATGAACTGCCAGCCCTCGCCGTGGCTCATGGTGGAGTCGGTGACGCCCTGAAACTGATGGACGGCTTCCATGACCTGCTGGAGGAACTCTGCGGGCAGCTCGTTGCTGTGAAGGGCTTCGGCTTGAAGAGCGATCTGGAGCTGCGGGCCGGTTACTCGCAGGTAAAGGCGGTTGAGCCGATGCCACTGTTCCGTGGAGATCTGCTCGCGGACGTGGCGCGAGTTCTCGCGTGCCGAGATGATGCAGGAGAGGATGGAGGCTTTGTTGTTGGTATCGAAGGTGAGGGTGCGGGTGAGGGCGTAGGGATCGCCCGTCCACTCGGTATCTTTGGGTTTTCCGAGGGCCAGGAGCACGCGCTGCCAGCGGCGTTCGGCGTTGCTGGCGCTTTCGTCCAGCATGAGGTTGAGATTGACTTCAAGCAGGCGCGTCGTGTGTTCGGCACGCTCCAGATACCGACTCATCCAGTACAAACTATCGGCAACACGGCTCAGCATGAGGTCCTCTTTTCATCGTCGTACGGCGGCCGAACGTTCGGCAACATATTTTCTTCGCAAGCCCCGAAGTTCTGGAAATTCTGCCTTGCTTCCGTTAGAGTCAACGCCCCGTTTGGCCCTCCGTGAACTTCATCGGCATCATGATTGTCTTGTCCGTCGTCCTCCCAGAAGCAGACGGGGCAGATTTCAAAACTACCTCGCTTTGCAAGAGTCTTGCAATTACAGCACGGACAGACGCAGCTTAGGATTGGCGGAGGATTGCCATCTTCATACTCAATGCGTTCGCCTGTTCTGGAGTCATAGCGGATTATCTTCATGGCGTCATTTGCTGAGGACCCAGGTGTCCTTGCTGCCGCCGCCTTGCGACGAGTTGACGACGAGGGAGCCGCGCTTGAGGGCGACGCGGGTGAGGCCGCCGGGGA includes the following:
- a CDS encoding alpha-E domain-containing protein; translation: MLSRVADSLYWMSRYLERAEHTTRLLEVNLNLMLDESASNAERRWQRVLLALGKPKDTEWTGDPYALTRTLTFDTNNKASILSCIISARENSRHVREQISTEQWHRLNRLYLRVTGPQLQIALQAEALHSNELPAEFLQQVMEAVHQFQGVTDSTMSHGEGWQFIQVGRYIERASATALLLEAYHEDLWSHPDRIPEANEYLGWMGLLRSATAFEAYCKVYTADLTPEQILEFLLLDPDFPHSLRFSIDSLQNALEAIHGEAGKVRAEPLRRLAGRLQASLSYSSVDEILNGDVIAYLRGIQAQCRDIHSTIYELYVDYSIQAALAG
- a CDS encoding CPCC family cysteine-rich protein, encoding MKIIRYDSRTGERIEYEDGNPPPILSCVCPCCNCKTLAKRGSFEICPVCFWEDDGQDNHDADEVHGGPNGALTLTEARQNFQNFGACEENMLPNVRPPYDDEKRTSC